A stretch of Miscanthus floridulus cultivar M001 chromosome 13, ASM1932011v1, whole genome shotgun sequence DNA encodes these proteins:
- the LOC136501102 gene encoding large ribosomal subunit protein eL32z-like, translating into MAVPLLTKKIVKKRVKQFKRPHLDRYKCLKPSWRRPKGIDSRVRRKFKGCTLMPNIGYGSDKSTRHYLPNKFKKFVVHNVSELELLMMHNRTYCAEIAHNVSTKKRKEIVERAAQLDIVVTNKLARLRSQEDE; encoded by the exons ATGGCGGTGCCGCTGCTGACGAAGAAGATCGTGAAGAAGCGGGTCAAGCAGTTCAAGAGGCCCCACCTCGACCGCTACAAGTGCCTTAAG CCAAGCTGGCGCAGGCCAAAGGGTATTGACTCCCGTGTCAGGAGGAAGTTCAAGGGATGCACCTTGATGCCCAACATTGGTTACGGCTCTGACAAGTCAACCAGGCACTACCTCCCCAACAAGTTCAAGAAGTTTGTAGTGCACAACGTCTCTGAGCTGGAGTTGCTCATGATGCACAACAG GACCTACTGTGCCGAGATTGCCCACAACGTCTCCACCAAGAAGCGCAAGGAGATTGTGGAGCGTGCCGCGCAGCTCGACATTGTGGTCACCAACAAGCTCGCTAGGCTCCGCAGCCAGGAGGATGAGTAG